The Christiangramia salexigens genome includes the window CATCCGGATACCTTCAACATTCTGTTACAGGTATTGGATGAAGGGCGTTTAACCGACAATAAAGGTCGTCTGGCTGACTTTAAGAACACCATTATTATCATGACCTCAAATATGGGTAGTGATATTATTCAGGAAAAGTTTGAAAATATCAAAGACCTGGATACCGCAATGGAAACGGCCAAAACTGAAGTTCTTGGAGTACTCAAACAGAATGTTCGTCCAGAGTTTATTAACCGAATCGATGATATTGTTATGTTCCGTCCGTTAACCCAGCAGGATATTAATAAGATCGTAGCTCTGCAGTTAAAAGGTGTGAAGAAAATGCTGGCTAAGCAAAATATCGTACTAGATGCCACAGAAGAGGCTGTAAAATATTTGGCTGCAAGAGGGTTTGATCCACAATACGGGGCCAGACCGGTTAAGCGGGTAGTTCAAAAAGAAGTTTTAAATAAACTATCCAAGGAAATACTTGGTGGAAAGATCACAACGGAAAGTATTATTCTTTTGGATGAATTTAATGATGAACTTGTCTTTAGAAATCAGGAGGAACTGGCAAGTAAAAATTGAATGTAAAAAACAAAAGGCGGTATAATTACCGCCTTTTTTCCTTCAACTTCAACAACATCACCACTTATCTATTTCCTTTTTCAATTCTTCCTTAGACTTGCCGGTTTTCTCTTGCATTCTACCTAGCATTTCATCAAATTTCCCTTCAGAAAAGGTTACATCATCATCGGTTAGTCTTCCGTATTTCTGTTTGAATTCACCTCTGATTTGTTTCCATTTTCCTTGTAACTGATCTTCATTCATAACATATTAGTTTTAGGTGTTAATTAGTTTAAAGATATTTATTCAGTTATTTTTTGCGTGCTAATAAACTCCCATAATTCTCTTAAACAATTGTTATTTTTGAAACTGAAAATTAATTGATGAAGAGAATTTTAGTTATCGTAATATCCAGCCTTCTCCTATTAGGCTGTGCCATGACGAACCGGCTTAGTAATGAAAATATCGAGATAGACTTTTTAGACGAGCATATTCTACCGGCAGATCTGATCTATGAAAACACCAAAGTAGGTGGACTTTCGGGAATAGATTATTACAATGGGAGCTATTATCTTGTAAGTGATCAAGCTTCTAACCCGAGGATCTATATCGCCAACATCGATATTAAGAATAAGAAATTTGAGAGCATAGAACTGGAAAAACTGATCACGATCGAGAAAACAGGTCAATTCTTTGAAGCCTATCTTGACCTTGAAGCTGTTCGTTATGACAGTGACTCTAAAGAAATTGTGATTGCCAGTGAGGGTATGATAGATCAAAGTAAAGATCCCGGAATCTACAGACTTAATGAACAAGGTGAATTAAAAAACAAATTCAAACTTCCCTCCTATTTTTCTTCAACCGGAAATAAAAAACCAAGGAATAATGGTGTATTTGAAGGCCTTACCGAAAGTTTTGATAAAAAAGCTTACTGGACTGCCACCGAACTTCCGCTGGAACACGAAGGTCCAAAACCAAAGATCTATCCAACCAAATCGCATATAAGGATCACAAAATTTGATAAGAAAACAGGTGATCCTGTTCATCAGTTTGTGTATAAACTCGATGGGATCTCAAAGTTACCCATCAATTATTTTGCTGTGAACGGAGTAACAGAAATCCTGGAATATAAACAAGATAGATTTCTAATCCTTGAAAGAGCTTATTCGGCCGGGTATGGATCACATGGAAATACAGTGAAAATATTTGAGGTAGATGCTTCAAAAGCTACAAATACGCTGAATTTTGAAAACCTTAAAAATGAAAATTACCTTAAAGCAGAAAAGAAACTGA containing:
- a CDS encoding CsbD family protein, with the protein product MNEDQLQGKWKQIRGEFKQKYGRLTDDDVTFSEGKFDEMLGRMQEKTGKSKEELKKEIDKW
- a CDS encoding esterase-like activity of phytase family protein; this encodes MKRILVIVISSLLLLGCAMTNRLSNENIEIDFLDEHILPADLIYENTKVGGLSGIDYYNGSYYLVSDQASNPRIYIANIDIKNKKFESIELEKLITIEKTGQFFEAYLDLEAVRYDSDSKEIVIASEGMIDQSKDPGIYRLNEQGELKNKFKLPSYFSSTGNKKPRNNGVFEGLTESFDKKAYWTATELPLEHEGPKPKIYPTKSHIRITKFDKKTGDPVHQFVYKLDGISKLPINYFAVNGVTEILEYKQDRFLILERAYSAGYGSHGNTVKIFEVDASKATNTLNFENLKNENYLKAEKKLIFNFKSVRDKLTDGIIDNIEGMTFGPELENGKRSLILVSDNNFNSFSKQLNQFILLEIDFKNL